The following is a genomic window from Amaranthus tricolor cultivar Red isolate AtriRed21 chromosome 10, ASM2621246v1, whole genome shotgun sequence.
TTTTTGCTTCATAATTCTCGTCTAGGAGTATATTTTCGGGTTTCACATCACAATGGATAACCCATTCGAGACATTCGTGGTGAAGATAAGCTAAGCCTTTGGCCGTGCCTAATGCAATCTTGAATCTTTCTTTCCACCCAAGAAGGGTTGTGCTCGAGAACAGGTGTTTGTCTAATGATCCTTTTGGTACATATTCATACACTAACAGTCTGTGTTTCCTTTCCGAACAAAAACCCCACATTCTAGCCAGATTCATATGGTTAATTTTACCAATCGTACTCACTTCTGCCCAAAATTCTTCCTCTCCTTGGATTACATCTCCGAGTTTTTTCACTGCAACAACTCTATCATCAACCAAAGTTCCCTTGTAAACAGCCCCAAACCCTCCTTTTCCAACTTCTTCCTTGAAATTGCCGGTTGCTTTCTTCAACTCTTTATAGCTATAACTCCTAAACTGATTCGAAAGCGCTTGATACCCATCTTCCATCGGAGCTGAAAGATCGTGTTTCCTAAACAAAAACCACCACCCCGCTAACAATAAAACTACTTCAATCGTACCAATTGCAATACCAAATGAGTACAAATAAACCCATTTGAATCTTTGATTCGTGATCTCATATTTTTTCGGAAATTCCAACACTTTCCCTCGACTACAATCAATTCGTGACACATTAAGCCCATCAACAGATTTCAATGATGATTGTTTAGTACTTGGTAATCTAAGATACATACTCGCTTGAAATTCATCCGACCTATATCCATTAAAAAGGGCATTTTTTGTGAAACACATTCCTAGACCAGTTACTCTATAATTAAATGCTTGACATCTACAATCTCCTACACAAAGTTCCTTACAAACTTCAAATGAAACACCAAGACTAAAATTTAGGTCATAACCATAGTAATCAACATGAGGCATCTCAACAAACCTAGAATCTGAACAACTTCTTTTGAATTTCGGCTTACAACCTTTACTCGAATCGCTTGAATCAATCGGTTCATACAATGGTGGGCAACTACACATGGGTTTTGGTGTATAAACACAAATCCCATTCCTACCACAAAGACCATGAACAGCACACAATTTTGAAATTGCTTCCCATGTTATATTCCATAACCCAGATGATTCATTCAAACTGTAAACCCTAAAATTCCCATCATAATCCATGGTTAATCTTCTTTTAATCCCAATTCCTACATCTGAAGCACTAAATTGTAACTGATCACTTGAAGTAAATGTACCCGAATCATCAAATACAGCAATcctactactattatatgttgTTCTACCATTTTCAAACGGAGATAAAGCGATATTTGGCCAataaatgctagaaatttcagGACCATCATATATCATTCTAAGCACATTATCAGTATCAAAAAAGAAACTAAAATACCCAGTTCCAATCATATCAGGACCAATACCAGAAACCAATTTCTGggtttttctaaaaaattgatTAGGAAGCAAAGTATGAGTAGGAAAATCAAAACTTTGCCAAAGAATATTACCAGTTTGATTTCTAAGAACAAGATTTCCTGTATTGAGAAGCTCGGCTCTTTCAACGTTTGATCCTGTTGTGTTTGTTTGCCAAACAATTGACCCATCAATGTCTGTTAATACCATCACACCATCTTTTCTTAATGTTAGCCGCGAGCGGCGGCCATTAACAGGATTATCTCTGTTAGATGTCCATACAACTGTTTTTTGTTTGGAATTTGTGAACCAAATAGAGAAGTAATATGCATTTGTTGTTCCTGTATTGAGGAATCCACAAGTGAAGGTTTTATCAGGAGAAATGAGAAGATTATCAGTGTTAGATGGATCTTTGACATTTAAGGAAGATCCTTTTGGAagaaaatttctagcaaaagaGAGGGATGTTAGATTGGTATAAAGGAGGAGAAGGAAGAAAGTTGTTTGGGTTTTCATTGTTAATTACTGTTTGTATCAATGTATTGTTGCTTCATTGGGATGATGTTATTTATTAACAATTACTCTTATTATTTTTTGCATACTAGAACTACTGTTACGTTCTATTCAGTTTGAAGACTTtgaactattttttattttgaaccatttaatttaaattatttttatttttggataataatttattatttttttaatttcattcatatatcttaatttttttttaatttcattcatatatcttaactctcttttaatttcatccatatatcttaattctcttttaataaatttattgtcTATTCTCTTCTTTGTCTTTGATTTAATTCTATCTGGACAAATGAATACTTTCTTCGTTTCATAATACTTTGCTATGATAGTGATATTTTCCACATAATATGTCACACTCAGTAacaaatattattatcaattcgtTATTACTCGATACACATTGTCAGAACCctcttaaataaattatattaatataaataatcatttgaaatacaattattttaatattaataatcatttgaaatacaattattttaactaaaatttctTAGTTGTATGATTGTAACTTTTTACAGTTGCTCTATATATCGGTGTTTGAAGGTGTGcgagtttattaataaaaaagttaataaaaaaagaaatatgttaagtttattaataaattaaatatatttactatataaataAGGCGTAATATAAAAGTTTGCATAGGGTCCCTAATTCTTCAAGACGGCTTTGTTGCTCTGTTCATGTGTAATTTGCTCTTGAttagttttgtttattaatttaagaGCAGAGTTATTAGAAatgtatatgaaaatattaattaacGGTAATATTAGAATATTAATTAACAGTAGTTTAATTGATAGATTTAGGTTAACTGATATATACACATGATCATTAATAAGAAAAGGATTAAGAGGAATAAAGTACTTCCACCGTTTTCTAGCGgcacttaagtttattttagtacttttttattttgaattgtgGTTAGTCTATGAGAAAAAAAACATAGTTATGTGGGagcttattttattcatttataataTCAAGCTTCTATAAATTTTAGTTGtgtataactctaaatataatGAATTGAAAAAAGCGTAAAAAGGTGATTGACTGCAAGTAAAAAAAACAGATgaagtatataatatactaccattttatataatataaacttaatCTTTTACTTAAAATGGTTAATTAACATTATTAGATGCGTTACTAATGTATTTAAATCTCATTTACCcttaatttgaaatgaaatattaaGCGTTACGCATAAGAAAAACCAGCAATATATTTTAAGGATATAATCATCATgttaactttttatttgaaagTCGGTTTACACAAAGAATTTTCGATTCTGAGATGGTAGTCTAATAATAGTGTGTtatatttttgatgaaagtctTCTTCTTCATGTTTGAAAGATATAAATTGTGCGAGGAATATTTACTTTTCCAGGTCTTTTAAAAAGTTGGCatacaaaattacaaatataCAATGTGCATTTTGGATTCAAAACAGCCGTATTTAGAGGATAATTGGAACTTGCAAGTCAACTTGACTCCTCTTGTCgcttttttcaattcaatttacGTAACTTCCAAGTTCCAACTCACGTATCAATaggatttggtataaattaatataaaaaatataaatattaattaataatccaATTAAGTATTATCGTAATCTTATTCAAATATTTCTATTCAAATGTAGTTATCAATAAGATAATATTATAACAGGATAATTGCAGGCTTCACTCTCATTGAAGATTCTTTCTTGAGTTGAGGAACTCTTTAACCGCACTCTCTTTTATAGTATAAGTTGTCGTCTTTCTTCTCTCTCC
Proteins encoded in this region:
- the LOC130825509 gene encoding putative receptor protein kinase ZmPK1, which codes for MKTQTTFFLLLLYTNLTSLSFARNFLPKGSSLNVKDPSNTDNLLISPDKTFTCGFLNTGTTNAYYFSIWFTNSKQKTVVWTSNRDNPVNGRRSRLTLRKDGVMVLTDIDGSIVWQTNTTGSNVERAELLNTGNLVLRNQTGNILWQSFDFPTHTLLPNQFFRKTQKLVSGIGPDMIGTGYFSFFFDTDNVLRMIYDGPEISSIYWPNIALSPFENGRTTYNSSRIAVFDDSGTFTSSDQLQFSASDVGIGIKRRLTMDYDGNFRVYSLNESSGLWNITWEAISKLCAVHGLCGRNGICVYTPKPMCSCPPLYEPIDSSDSSKGCKPKFKRSCSDSRFVEMPHVDYYGYDLNFSLGVSFEVCKELCVGDCRCQAFNYRVTGLGMCFTKNALFNGYRSDEFQASMYLRLPSTKQSSLKSVDGLNVSRIDCSRGKVLEFPKKYEITNQRFKWVYLYSFGIAIGTIEVVLLLAGWWFLFRKHDLSAPMEDGYQALSNQFRSYSYKELKKATGNFKEEVGKGGFGAVYKGTLVDDRVVAVKKLGDVIQGEEEFWAEVSTIGKINHMNLARMWGFCSERKHRLLVYEYVPKGSLDKHLFSSTTLLGWKERFKIALGTAKGLAYLHHECLEWVIHCDVKPENILLDENYEAKISDFGLAKLCQRGSHGSSEMTRIRGTKGYMAPDWAMNLPITAKVDVYSYGVVILELVKGIRLSSWVELEEIPELVRFVRMAKRKEDSWVEDLVDSRLVGNFSRNQAAIMIEIGLSCVEEDRNKRPSMESVVQALVECYGDEKLVV